The stretch of DNA CGCTTGGCAAGCTTCAGAACATGCATTTTGAAGGATGAGCCAATAAAGACGTAGAGCACAGGATTCAGGCAGCAATGCGTGAGGGCCAGACTTTCAGTGATTTGATTGGCCCGGTCAAGGTTTTTGCTCACTTCACATTCTGTCACTAAAATGTAGATCACATCCAGGGCTCTGACTAATTTTACAACATTATAGGGGAGCTGGGTCAACAGAAATGCACCCACTACTGCTATTAAAACCCGAAATGCCCGCCATCTCCTTCCACCACGTACACCCGCTGTAGCAGCTTCACCCAACACAATTCCAACCCTGCAATAACAAAACATCATCACCAGGAAAGGCAGAAGAAAGCTCAGAGACACTTCCAGAATTTCCAGAGTTGCTTTAGCTGCCCGCGCCATGCTGTGTGGGTAAACTGCCCGGCAGGCATTACGCTCACTCGAGTGCTGCTTCTTCACCGTGTAGAACACCATATCTGGCAATCCAAGGACAATGGCAAGTCCCCAAACCATGAGGCACATGATTATCCTCTGCCTGCGGGCATTGCTCCTGCTTGGGGCATTGGTGGTGGTGGAGCCTCTGGCTAGTGCACGATAGCGGTCTATGCTAATGCAGGCCAGCAGCAGCATGCTACAGCTGAAGTTAGTTGTGTAGAGAGCAGAAGTGATCTTGCAGGCTGCTGTGCCAATCTCCCATCCATTCACTGCATCTGCAGCCCAGAAGGGCAGtgtcaggagcaggaggaggtCTGCGAAGGCCAGGTTGAGGATGAAGACGTCCGTCAGCGTCCGTAAGCGTTTGTGGGAAAGGTAAACTAAGATGACCAGCGAGTTTCCGGCCAGTCCCAGGATCAACGCTAGGGTGTAGACGACTGGCAAAAAGATCCCAGCGAAAGACCGAACCTCTTGTTTGTCACAGACTGTGTGGTAGTCTGGAAAATCCTTGTCGTCATAGTCACTGTGGTTGGAACTATTGTCATGGTCATGATAATGATAGTCATGGTCGTAATCCAAAAGGACACTCATAATGATCctatagagaaaaataaatgtaaacattaataatgctagaattttttttaacgctcagatttttttttttgaaaattgttcactgaaaaaaattaactcagatATTACTagtatattatacaaataattacaaaaaaagcaagtaacacattgaattaaacataacattttgaagtaaaaagactgaaatagtattttcttgtaaaatgtaaaaacttatttttcatgtatttttcaaCAGCTTAAATTATTCAGTTTAACCTTAATAAATTGTGGAATTCTTTACCTTTGGTTTGATGGTAGAAATTTATGTTAATCATTCAGGACATTATTCGGATCAGCCACAGTATTGCTGGTCATTCCAAATCTATTTCTATTTAGTGGTAAAACCACTGGTCTACTCTAATGTAATGTGCATCTTGACATAAGgtaaagttttcattttaaagttattGCCTCATCCCCTTGTACCTTCTAAAGGTAcagtttttgcacatttttttcttgtgtaaaatgtaaaaaattaaataataatttgatcaTTGACTGTGCTTTGCAGTTGTACATGTGCTGCCTTCAAGCCATGTCAGAACAATCTGATTTTATGAGATTAGTGTGCATGAACTGCACTATGATGTTGGGAAATTTTCTTCTAGCTCTCTACTTACTTTCCCTGGAAATAGTGTCATTTCAGTTTGAATCATGGCAGAACCAACTGTATGGTTACAAAGCTGtgaaaattggcacacaaatAGAGGGAGGCTGAACTTTAACCACATCAATTTTGGAATCAAAATTTGCACTGATGTGTGGAATTTAAGAAAGTTTTCATTGTGATTTTTGATGGTTCAGTTTAGTTTGTATGCATTTGATGAAGACTAGCTTTTGGTGCTTATTTAGCTGGTCTACTGACttgtgtgaaaatctgttacacaCCAAATGTGCCTTTCATTTTGTTGTGTTATAGAGCTAAAAAtcgtaaagtaaaaaaaattctcacatccatttatttatttttttatttatatttgcaccttaaaataaaaaaataataataataaaacataaaatatatgaacaaaaatTATCAATTTAATGATGTGCAGGAAGAGGCAAAAACCCCAACTGGGCTTATTTAACGCCTCCACCTATAgacataattacaataaaatcaaaacaaaacaaaaaacatagaaaataaaaacattttactacaTAAAAGTAACAACAAACTAGTGAGATACATAtatccataacacacacacaaaacacacatgcacatacatgtatacatacacataacatcaacaaattttaatgacgattacagtaatgaaaaaagtaaaaaaatatgatcataacataaaaatagaataatatcTATATTAAAAATTTAGAACAGCAGTTAAATGggcttttaaatatcttttaaaacattttaatgaggtGGAGTTTATTGCTAAGTGGGATAAACTGTTCCATAATTTGGTACCCCTAAATCTGATAGTAAATTGACCTCTGCACGTAAGAAACTTTGGAAGATGAAGATCTAAGGATTGACGAGTTGAATAAGAGTGAACCTGtgagttaaatttaaaataagtctTAAAGTTCTCTGGgatattttcataattaaaatgtaccttataaataaaaacacatatttgaGTGATATTAATATCATACACAGTAAGTATCTGAAGATTCTAAAATAGAGGCACAGATGAAGAATGTGACTCAGATCGGGTTGCAATCCTGACAAAACGTTTCTGAAGAACCAAAATTCTATGAAGTGTAGAAGGAAAAGTGCTTGCCCAAACTATATTACAATATGAAAGATATGGATAAATGAAACTGTAATAGAGTGTAAGAAGACAATTTGTAGTAATGAGATTGCTAATCCTCCTAATTATAccaatagatttatttattttcttgctaaCTCAGTCAATTTGTGTTTTCTAATTCAAGTTCTCATCAACAAAAATTCCGAGGAATCTTGTTATTGAGACTTGGGATATCTCCACAGTCTCCATTTTGACTTTTGAGAGGTTCttagaatatgatttttttccactaaaaattatataattcgatttttttgtaTTCAGCGATAATTTATTTAATCTGAACCATGTAGCATATGCAGTTAAaccagtatttacatttttaatcagaaaattaaaatttgaatgaGAATAAACTAaagttgtgtcatctgcaaacattATTGGGAAAATAATATTTGACACATttgataaaacattaatataaataagaaataataatggtCCAAGAATGGACCCCTGAGGGACCCCACAAAGTAGTCTGGCTTTGTTGGAATAGCATCCATTAATACAAACAAActgttgtctgtttaaaatataattttttaaccatTCAAGCGTAACATCatgaaaaccatttttttttttgcaattttttcaATAGAATATGATGGTTGACTGTATCAAAAGCTTTTGAGAAGTTGACGAATATACTACAGGtaaattctttattttctaatgCAGAGGAAACTTTGTCAATCAAATAAAGCAAGGCCATAGATGTGGAATGACTTTTCCTGAAGCCATACTGATGTTTATAAAGAATTAAATTAGAATCAAGATGGAATAAGATccttttatatataactttttctaatatttttgaaaaacaagGCAATATGGATATGGGTCTATAATTATTGAAGCAACAAGGGTCATCTGCTTTAAACAGAGGAATAACTTTGGCAACATTTAAATCCTCTGGTACAACTCCTGTTTTCAGAGaaagtgaaaaaatgaaaatcagtGGCTGCAAAATAAACTGCTTGATCTGTTTGACAAGGAATGAAGAAATGTTATCATGGCCGGTTGAAGATGTTTTCATTTCATCAATAATATCACTTATTTCTTTAACATCAGGaggctgaaaaaaagaaatagaagGATAATTCCTTATAATATAATCTAGTGGATTACCATTACAAGCAGGAATTTTACTGGCTAATACATGTCcaatgttaacaaaaaaattataaaatttctGAGCTATATCAAATcttattaaaagttattaaaagaATTATCACCTTCATAAAAAACTGAAGGTAATTCTGAATGAGACTTATCTCTATGCAGCAACTGATTTATAACTTTCCATGTGATTTTAGTATCATTTGAACACCTCTTAAATTTCCCacagaaatatttcttttttgacGATCTAATGTAATAAGTATATTTATTTCTACAAGATGTATAAGCACCACGGGTAAGGGGTGtaggatttgaaatatattttttgtacaatTTATTCTTTTTCCTCAGGAGCTTCAACAAGTCAACTGTAAACCAAGGCTTACTAAAGGCCTGACTATATTTCCTAGTAGAGCTAACAATTGGAAAACATTCATTGAAACTACCGCtaataattttcataaaattttgatatgcaaaatgagcatttttttctttgtaaagatcATTCCATGAAGTACTGGCAAGCATATCTTTAAATTTAGAAACATTTAGCTTGCTCATAATTCTTTTaagcatctttttcttttttttttgtttggttgtaTTAAACTTGATTGACGAAAATTGGAATATAGGGAAATGATCAGATAAATCCACATACAAGActccagatttcattccttcactCAAATTATTTGTTAAGATGTTATCAATCAAAGTTGCTGAATTCTCCTTTACTTGAGTAGGTTTATGAATAAGAGGGAAAAAATAACTAGAATAAAGTATATTTAGAAAATCTGCAGTAAATGTATctggattatttttttaaagatttatattaaaatcacctAAGATGTAACAAAGTTTATCCTCCTTGTTAATCAGATAAAGAGAACTGAATAGACATTCATTAAAATCTTTGACAACAGAATCTGGTGAATGATATATGACACCAACTATGACGTTTTTTCCACCAAAAACACCAGAGAGCTCCACAAAAACAGATTCTACTGAATTCAGTGATAAATCATCCCTAACTTTAAATTCATAGttgtctaaaaaaaataaagatactcCACCTCCCGATCTATTTTCTCTTACATAATGAACTGAATTGTAATTtgataatttaaatatttctctAGAGTCTTCTGTAAGCCATGTTTCAGATAAAGCAGTAACAGAGAAATTATGTTTAAGTAaagataaataatgaataaatttgTCATAGTTACAAGGAAGACTTCTTATATTCAAGTGGAAAGTGGAGAATATATTAGAAGGCATGGAAACATATAAGTCATTAAACTGAGTTTCATCATAAAATCTGCAAAGGTTTCTGGTatcaaatgatgaaaaaaaaatgtaaatctgggTCAACATCAAAATTATAAGAATCAATTAAAGAGGAATCAATAATATTGAAATCAGAATCAGATGTATTATAGTAGTCCATAGAGTGTATATTTAGTTAATTACTCTAACTGTTGGTCCTCCTTTGTTGAGG from Carassius carassius chromosome 35, fCarCar2.1, whole genome shotgun sequence encodes:
- the ackr4b gene encoding atypical chemokine receptor 4b — protein: MSVLLDYDHDYHYHDHDNSSNHSDYDDKDFPDYHTVCDKQEVRSFAGIFLPVVYTLALILGLAGNSLVILVYLSHKRLRTLTDVFILNLAFADLLLLLTLPFWAADAVNGWEIGTAACKITSALYTTNFSCSMLLLACISIDRYRALARGSTTTNAPSRSNARRQRIIMCLMVWGLAIVLGLPDMVFYTVKKQHSSERNACRAVYPHSMARAAKATLEILEVSLSFLLPFLVMMFCYCRVGIVLGEAATAGVRGGRRWRAFRVLIAVVGAFLLTQLPYNVVKLVRALDVIYILVTECEVSKNLDRANQITESLALTHCCLNPVLYVFIGSSFKMHVLKLAKRCGQTGRGYRHGNEQPTVEISLKSGTQTHTHSSSDNEDTSTFTI